In one Candidatus Absconditicoccus praedator genomic region, the following are encoded:
- a CDS encoding PHP domain-containing protein encodes MIHLHGHSHYSLLEATGNPGKIVEKAKELGMSAIAVTDYHGMYGSIEFYENAEKNGIKPILGTELFLSLDLQNKHEKTTPQNIVLIAKNIDGYQNLLKLVSFAHTTGYNQKPRIDFETLQTFSKGLIGIVGGENSFLGSMILSGEEDKKIEDITKKLNEIFEGEVYYEIMAQDETKLKETKKINQKLIEIASSNGTQLIIGNDYSYPEKTDKKAYEVLLCIKENQKYTKSFIQGDYHIKSEEEIRKIMKKNNYDEESINKMIENNHKVSEKIDLQLPLGQILFPKYQSDEDIKKLYEIHKNDLITN; translated from the coding sequence ATGATTCACCTACATTGACATAGCCATTATAGCCTTCTTGAAGCCACTTGAAATCCATGAAAAATAGTAGAAAAAGCAAAAGAGCTAGGGATGTCAGCAATAGCAGTTACTGACTATCATGGAATGTACTGATCTATAGAATTTTATGAAAATGCAGAAAAAAACTGAATAAAACCAATTTTATGAACAGAATTGTTTCTAAGTCTAGACCTACAAAACAAACATGAAAAAACCACACCACAAAACATAGTACTAATTGCTAAAAATATTGATTGATACCAAAATTTATTGAAACTTGTATCATTTGCTCATACTACCTGATACAATCAAAAGCCAAGGATTGATTTTGAGACATTACAAACATTTAGCAAATGACTTATCTGAATAGTTTGATGAGAGAACAGCTTTTTAGGAAGTATGATACTTTCATGAGAAGAAGACAAAAAAATTGAAGATATTACAAAAAAACTAAATGAGATTTTTGAATGAGAAGTTTATTATGAAATAATGGCACAAGATGAGACAAAACTTAAAGAAACAAAAAAAATAAATCAAAAATTAATTGAGATTGCTTCATCTAATTGAACTCAACTGATTATATGAAATGATTATTCATACCCAGAAAAAACAGATAAAAAAGCTTATGAAGTTTTATTATGCATTAAAGAAAACCAAAAATACACCAAATCATTTATACAATGAGATTATCACATAAAATCAGAAGAGGAAATCAGAAAAATCATGAAAAAAAACAATTATGATGAAGAGAGCATAAATAAGATGATAGAAAACAATCACAAAGTAAGTGAAAAGATCGATTTGCAATTACCATTATGACAAATATTATTTCCCAAATATCAGTCAGA